One window of the Leucobacter komagatae genome contains the following:
- a CDS encoding tyrosine-type recombinase/integrase, whose product MARPRTPIGTFGKISHRRIKKGVCQARARYRDWDGKLRAVQCTGTTKAAAELALKRKLSERSLFQPGFAGLSADSTFAKLVDYWLEDMEVEDRLSRTTRNLYERNMRTLVAPSFAELTLREIGVARCDYFLKQLAKQSYNRARQARVVLRLALGLAVRHEAIPRNPMDHVSRLRRPARTPDAFEDSEIELIREAVRDWEERKIMAGPKPDGQLGQIIEVLLGTSVRIGEVLAIRIRDLNLRGAIPTVRITGTIVSRKGEPTHRQDHPKTSRSVRTIALPQFAVAAIRARLKKRLSIDPDALLFCNRNGDPLTTNNVRRRLRDVMDKAGLSGVTPHRFRRTGATAINKAGGIGLAAELLGHTDSRITIQHYIVRDDLVNPATARMLEERFGGRA is encoded by the coding sequence ATGGCTAGGCCCCGCACTCCGATCGGCACCTTCGGGAAGATCAGCCACCGCAGGATCAAGAAGGGCGTGTGCCAAGCCCGAGCACGCTACCGCGATTGGGATGGGAAGCTGCGAGCGGTGCAGTGCACCGGGACGACGAAAGCGGCAGCCGAGCTCGCACTCAAACGTAAGCTCTCCGAACGGTCGCTCTTCCAACCAGGGTTTGCCGGACTCAGCGCCGACAGCACGTTCGCGAAGCTCGTGGACTACTGGCTTGAGGACATGGAAGTCGAAGACCGGCTCTCACGAACCACCCGGAACCTCTACGAGCGAAACATGCGAACCCTCGTCGCTCCGTCGTTCGCTGAGCTCACGCTACGCGAGATTGGAGTCGCACGTTGCGACTACTTCCTGAAACAACTCGCGAAGCAAAGCTATAACCGTGCCCGTCAGGCTCGCGTGGTTCTGCGCCTCGCGCTCGGACTCGCAGTGCGGCACGAAGCGATCCCACGCAATCCAATGGATCACGTTTCCCGGCTGCGCCGACCCGCCCGCACTCCTGATGCGTTCGAGGACTCGGAGATCGAACTGATCCGCGAGGCTGTGCGCGACTGGGAAGAGCGGAAGATCATGGCTGGCCCGAAGCCAGACGGACAGCTCGGGCAGATCATCGAAGTGCTCCTCGGTACTTCTGTTCGGATCGGCGAAGTGCTCGCGATCCGTATCCGAGACCTCAACCTCCGGGGCGCGATCCCGACAGTACGGATCACAGGCACGATCGTCAGCAGGAAGGGTGAACCGACCCACCGTCAAGATCATCCGAAGACCTCACGCTCGGTGCGGACGATCGCACTGCCGCAGTTCGCGGTGGCCGCGATCCGCGCACGGCTCAAGAAACGGCTCTCGATTGACCCCGATGCGCTCCTGTTCTGCAACCGCAACGGCGACCCACTCACAACGAACAACGTCCGCCGCCGACTCCGCGACGTGATGGATAAAGCAGGGCTGAGTGGCGTGACCCCGCATCGATTCCGTCGTACCGGAGCGACTGCAATCAACAAGGCCGGCGGTATCGGCCTCGCAGCCGAACTCCTCGGGCACACCGACTCACGGATCACGATCCAGCACTACATCGTGCGTGATGATCTCGTGAACCCCGCCACCGCCCGGATGCTCGAAGAACGATTTGGGGGGAGGGCGTAG
- a CDS encoding AAA family ATPase, whose protein sequence is MSDASRKGYQSEGGLERAVIDLVRVGTRGHGAGVRQVASRLMRAVPPGVEDVESFRDAMHSAISAGVDGTGLRYVAGAVPTEDDSAKPLVDIDLLPDGDGLMLADDTMSQLREVVRERERADDLRRAGVGLTRTLLLSGPPGVGKTMTARWLAQSLALPLLSLDLSSVVSSYLGTSGRNIKSVLDYAKTGPCVLLLDEFDAIAKRRDDDSDIGELKRIVNVILVELDRWPDTSLLIAATNHPQLLDAAVGRRFDRALALPLPGRVERAAILANLAATAQAVDQEILELVTELTADQSSSDLTRFWSLANRRSVLNDSNLSDELISELARQVQDTGAGRDRLFLAMRDILKVSNRQIASLTGVSHPTVANGIKRAEGANDGGRSEH, encoded by the coding sequence ATGTCAGATGCATCGCGCAAAGGTTACCAATCGGAGGGCGGTCTGGAGCGAGCCGTCATTGATCTGGTGAGGGTCGGTACTCGTGGCCATGGTGCAGGGGTTCGGCAGGTTGCATCGCGCCTGATGCGTGCGGTTCCTCCTGGTGTTGAGGATGTTGAGTCGTTTCGAGATGCGATGCACAGCGCGATCTCCGCGGGAGTTGACGGTACCGGGCTGAGGTACGTTGCCGGCGCCGTACCGACCGAGGATGACAGTGCCAAACCGTTGGTCGACATCGACCTCCTCCCGGATGGTGATGGGCTGATGCTCGCCGACGACACGATGAGCCAGCTTCGTGAGGTAGTCCGTGAACGCGAACGAGCGGACGACCTCCGCCGAGCCGGAGTGGGACTCACTCGAACGCTTTTGCTGAGCGGTCCTCCTGGAGTGGGGAAGACAATGACAGCGCGTTGGCTTGCTCAATCCCTTGCTCTTCCGTTGCTCTCGCTCGATCTGTCCTCGGTCGTGTCAAGCTATCTTGGGACTTCCGGACGGAATATCAAGTCTGTCCTGGACTATGCCAAGACAGGTCCCTGCGTTCTTCTGCTGGATGAATTCGACGCGATCGCGAAGAGACGTGACGATGATTCCGATATTGGGGAACTCAAACGAATCGTCAACGTCATTCTGGTTGAGCTTGATCGGTGGCCTGATACGAGCTTACTGATCGCAGCTACGAATCACCCTCAACTGCTGGATGCCGCAGTCGGACGCCGATTTGATCGCGCTCTCGCGCTGCCGCTGCCTGGTCGGGTCGAACGAGCAGCAATCCTTGCCAACCTCGCTGCGACAGCTCAAGCTGTCGATCAAGAAATCCTTGAACTTGTGACGGAACTCACCGCTGACCAAAGCAGCTCCGACCTCACTCGGTTCTGGTCTCTTGCAAACCGGCGTTCCGTGCTCAACGATTCCAACTTGTCAGATGAATTGATTAGTGAACTAGCCCGTCAAGTCCAAGACACGGGTGCGGGACGTGACCGGCTTTTCCTTGCGATGCGCGACATACTAAAGGTGTCGAACCGGCAGATCGCAAGTCTGACCGGCGTTAGCCACCCCACCGTGGCTAATGGCATCAAGCGAGCAGAAGGAGCCAACGATGGCGGCCGTTCGGAGCACTGA